A window of Microcoleus sp. FACHB-68 genomic DNA:
TAGAAGCTGGCTAGCCACTGTAACTCTTCATAATCACCCTCTTCTGTATCTTCATCTTCCCCGATATCCTCGGAGGATAAATCCGGCAAGTCGCCTTCAACGGTTAGGGTGATGGCTGTGCGTTTGAGGGTGAGGTTTTGCTCTTCGAGAACCGCTTTGGCTATTGAAAAGAGCGGGTCAATGTCCTCGTCTTCTACAGGGACTGCTTCCTCGTCATCCCCTTCTGCTTGCCAAGCAAAAATTTCGACGGGAGAGTCGATAGGCAGGAGTAAAACGTAATCCTGACCTTCTAACTCCAAAGAATGCTCAATAGAACAGGTAAGCGACCGTCCAGATTCATCCGTCAGGGTGACGGTATCTGAGGAAGGACGCCCATTCTCTTTAGGGGATTGGGATTTTGTCATTTGTCATTTTTCCTTTGTCCTTTGTTCAGATGTCAGCGGTCAGTTGTCAGCAGTTGTGAGCAACCGACAAGTGAGCGCAGCCCACTGAGCAATGACCTAGGGGATGAGAACAGGGTGAATAGGTTGACAGTTTGGGGCAGTTTCCAAGGTCACTGGGAATAAACCAACGCTGAAAGCTAAATGCAATCGTCGTTGGTTGAACGTCTATTGGACGACTCTAGTGCATAGCAAATTGCACTCACCAGAATATCACGGTAAAGTACCTTCCCTCTTTGGCTGCCGGCGCTCGTCGAGCCACTGCTGTAAAATCAGGGCGGCTGCCTTGCGGTCAATCAGTCCTTTATTCCGCGAGGGAGAGCGATTTTCTGCGATGATCATTTGCTCCGCCTGAAACGACGTTAAACGCTCATCCACATATTCCACCGGCAGTTGCAGTGCCTCAGAAAGGCGGTTGGAAAATTTCTGCACGGATTTGGCTTGGAAACCCACATTGCCATTCATGGAATAGGGTAAACCGACAACAAGCACTTGCACCTGTCTTTCCTCGACCAAGTGGCGCAGTTGTGCCACATCTCGGTCAAACGAGGTGCGATCAATGGTAGTCAATCCGGTGGCAATTAAGCCGGTGCCATCACAACCGGCTACCCCGATGCGCTTGCTGCCAACATCCAAACCCAGAGCTGAAATTCTCGCTGCCATAGTTATTAATTAATGTCTCAGTTTGTCAGTCCTGAGTCGCCAGGATGGAGTTCTGACTCAACTTCTTTACAGAGGGCGCATTTCTCAGCGCTCACGACTGCATTAAGTGCCGGCTGCGGTTCAGTAATCGGCTGTTTTTTTTGCAGCGGATTAAGCCACGACATCCGGCCCGGTACAGGTTTGCGTGCCGGCTGGAATCCCTGAAGCACATCAGATAGCTGTAAGGCTTCCAGAGCGTTGAGTTTAGACTCACGCAGCTTGTGCCAGACTGAGCGAGACATTAGCAGCGTGTGGGAAATGCGCTCAGCACCGATTTGCTCTAAATACTCTTCCCGTTCTGGCTGATAATCTGCAGAAGCCAGATGTAAGGATTGAGGGGGGAAATCCTTGGCAATGCGGGCCATTTGGGACAGCAATTCTGGATACAGCCAAGTGTAAGCTGGGTGGACGCTCAGCTGGGCGACGTGAGGCTGTGAACCGTCACGGCTCAACTGGATCTGAAAGTAGCCGATCGCTGCTTTGCGCTGGGGTTCAAACACATAGCCGCTGACCACTTCTGTGTGAGCAAGCCACTGTCTGAAACCTTCAATTAAAGCGCTGACCAGGCCGGTTTGAAAGTCCTGGATGTGGCGGTCGAACACCTGGCGAAGCAACGGCGGCATGGCGGCTGTGTCCAACTGACACAACAGTTGAGCGTCGGCATTGCTCACCGGCAGCAAATTGGGCAGATCCGGTTCCCGATTGGCCAATTGCTCTTGCAGTGCCGGCCCAATTGTCCAATAGGTCATTTGGGCCAAGGGTTGAAACCCATTTTGCCGGTAGAGAGCTAGCGCGTTTTTATCATTAACATTCACCTCTAGCAGCCAAGTCCGGGCCTCCCAAACCACCTCTAAGCAGTGGCGTAGCAGCACCGAACCAATTCCCTGGCTAGAAGCGGCTGGATCGATGACCACCCGCTCGACTCGCCAAGTGCTCCGTGTGCGGTTAAATGGCGAGATTTGAATCATGCCCCGAAACTTGCCCTCTTGCTCGGCAACATGACAGCAAAAGAGGTACTGATAGGGATTGGGAAACAGACTCAGCAGCTTTAGCCAACCAAACCAGCGCCGAGCTTGTGACAGTTGCTGGCAAGTGTCAGTTAAACGACTGTGTGTTTCGGCTTCAAACTCCTCCGCACAGCGTTTTTCCATCACTTCCAGATCCCGGTATTGGATGGGGCGGATCGTGGTATTGGGGTTCTGGGGTGAGACAGGAGCCATTAAACCTTCTACGCGGCCTCTATCCTTTTTGAACGAACAATGTAGAGTTTAGAGTTTTTTCCCTTTTCTCCATTTTCCATTCTTCATTCTCCAGGGGAGCCGTGCCCTCCATGTATACGACGATTCACCCTGTTTTTGCGAGAGGCAATTTTTTAAGTTGCTTCTACAGTCAGGAACGGGGCAAAACCTGTATGAGCGATTAACCCTGAGCTTTCGGTCGAATCAAAACCAGCGGCGTTTGCTCATCAGCATTGCCGGCTGGGTTAGTTCTTAAGGCTTGTTCTAACAAAGCCGCTGACAGATCGGGGGTCGCTGCCAATATCTTAACTGCTTTCAAGTCGTTCACGTCTACAATCGCGGCTGATAATCCCGTCTCCTGCTTAATTCTTTCTACAACTTTTTGAGGATTTTCTGGGCCGAGGACGATGAACTGGTCATAAGGGGGCAAGGTGCCGGTTACGTCGTCAATGAGCCGCGCCTGCTCACCGGCAAGTTGGTAAAATACCCCAGGCTTGCCAAACACTTTAGCAATTGCCCCAACGACAAAGGCGAAGACGACCCGCGCCGGCCCGACAATATTCACTAAGGTCTGCATCCCGCAAGCGGTGGCCAAACTAGAGGTGGGCATGAAGAAATAGCACAGCCGTTTGGCCACAAATCCGGGCGTGATATCGGTGGGGGGGTGCCACCGGCCTTGCATGATGGCGATGGGCGTTTCGCCAATCGTCACGACATCTCCTTTTTGGGAGTGGGGGAAGATGTAACGCTTAACGATTTCTACAGGATCGTCGAGGTGCGTGAGTAAATGGGTTTTCACCGGCAGCACTTCTGCCACAGCGGTAGATCGCCAGCTTCCAGCCGTTGCGCCTGGTTCTGGATATTTCAGCGGCACAACCACATGGCGGACTTTGGGAATGCGTCCTTGAGGGCCATAGGTAATGTAGTTGATTTTGATCCAGGCGGTTTGCAATTGGCTCAGATCCGGCCCTTGAATCTCGATTGAAACTTTGATCCGCGTTTTCTTGCCGGTTTTGACAATATAGCCAAACCAATATCCATCATCCCGTGCCGGTGCATCTGGATGCAGGGGAATCACTTGGCTGTGGCAAGTAATGCCCTCCAAGCTGCCTTTCGACAACAGGCTGACTTCCGAACGCACTTCCGGCAGCATGATTTCTAAACTTTGCGTCTGGTTGTGAAACTCCATCTCGCCGACCAAAAGATAGCGGTTGGGTTCCACAACTTCTAACTTCCAATCTCCCTGCGACAGCTTTAAATCATTGCCGGGACGCCGCCGGTACTGTAACTCTAGCGCCAACCCAGCGAACCCTAGCAAGAGAGCCGCGACTCCTACACCAATTCCTATGCTTTCTGCGATCACCACAATTGTTTCCGAATTTTTGTTCTGCGAGTTTATTCAGGCTGACCCTTCTGCGGACGGGATAGAACGAGGGGGATAAAGAGTCCTGAGTGCTGAGTGCTGAGTCCTGAGCTTTTGAGTGGGAGAGTGGGAGAGTGGGAGAGAGTGATACAACACTTAATTTTCCCAATGCCCAATGCCCATACCTAAAGGTTGGCGCAGCCTTGCCCATACCTTTAGGTTGGCGAAGCCTTGCCCAATCCCCAATGCCCAATCCCCAATGCCCCTTTTATCCTATAACGACTGTAAGGAGGGTTAGAAAGCCTACAGAATTGTAAGGCCCTGGGATTAGTTTGAGAAAAGCCTCTCTCGATAGCAAGATTTTTGTTAAACATTTGTAAACTGTTAAGAAGCGCTTTTTAAGGTTTACATTTCTTAAAGGAGTTCCATGAAGCTACTGATTACTGCCGAGCGCTATTTACTGATTGGCCATGTTGGGGCGATGGCGTTCGGACTGGCAGGGCTGCTGCTGGTTTTACCCAATCCAGAATTAATTCTGAGTTTATCGTCTGTCGGACAAAGCATCTTCCAGTGGAGTATGGCCGGTGGGGGGGTGGTTTATATCATCTTCGGAGCAGCAGCGGTGGCGATTTATGCCTACCGGCTGCTGGGAATGCGGCTGTGGCTGTCGTTTATGCTGCCGTCTGTGTTTCTGTCTTTGGGGAGTGAGCTGTTGGGCACCAGCACCGGCTTCCCGTTTGGCCATTACCAATATTTGAGTGGTTTGGGCTATAAAGTGGCCGGTTTGGTGCCGTTTACCATTCCCCTGTCTTGGTTTTATATGGGGCTGGTGTCCTATCTGCTGGCGCGTGCCGGCTTAGAACGCATCGGCATGGCTAATTGGGTTCGCCACATCTCGGCGATTGCCTTGGGTTCCCTGTTACTCACGGCTTGGGACTTTGTTCTTGATCCGGCCATGAGCCAGACAGCCTTTCCGTTCTGGGAATTTCAGGAAGTCGGCGCTTTCTTTGGGATGCCTTACCGCAACTTAGCCGGTTGGATGGGCACCGGCGCACTGTTTATGTCTGTGGCAGCTTTGTTGTGGGGAAATACACGGATTTCATTGCAGCGCTCACAACTGGGTTTACCTCTAATTGTTTATGTGGTTAACTTCGCCTTCGGTGCGATTATTACCTTGGGTGCCTTAGATGCCCGGTACTTGATTCCCACGTCGCTGAGTGTGTTGCTGGGTGTTGTGCCGGCTGTGATTCTATGGTGGATGGCTGCGCCGGCAACGCAAACCGTGGAGGATGCCACCTCTGAGGCAGATTCCCAGATTATCGAGCGTGCTGAACTGCCGACTCCTCCTGTGGAAGTCGCCGCGAAATAAGGCGGGAGGTAAACTTGAAAGGCAGCGCAGGGCCAGTGCGATTTCAGTTCGGTTTTGGGGTGTGCTGCCAAACCCCAACCGCTCTCATTTTCAATCGGTCATTTTCCCCTCACGTCAGGCGAAAGGTAAGAATACTCAATTTTTCTCAAATCCCTACGCCAAAGATGAGGGGAACTTTCAAT
This region includes:
- a CDS encoding DUF3727 domain-containing protein; its protein translation is MTKSQSPKENGRPSSDTVTLTDESGRSLTCSIEHSLELEGQDYVLLLPIDSPVEIFAWQAEGDDEEAVPVEDEDIDPLFSIAKAVLEEQNLTLKRTAITLTVEGDLPDLSSEDIGEDEDTEEGDYEELQWLASFYHEELEYAIYTPLDPFFVLARINADGEPELLSPEEFQKLEPMLPTLEGLIEDRLFEELEE
- the ruvX gene encoding Holliday junction resolvase RuvX; amino-acid sequence: MAARISALGLDVGSKRIGVAGCDGTGLIATGLTTIDRTSFDRDVAQLRHLVEERQVQVLVVGLPYSMNGNVGFQAKSVQKFSNRLSEALQLPVEYVDERLTSFQAEQMIIAENRSPSRNKGLIDRKAAALILQQWLDERRQPKREGTLP
- a CDS encoding GNAT family N-acetyltransferase, translated to MAPVSPQNPNTTIRPIQYRDLEVMEKRCAEEFEAETHSRLTDTCQQLSQARRWFGWLKLLSLFPNPYQYLFCCHVAEQEGKFRGMIQISPFNRTRSTWRVERVVIDPAASSQGIGSVLLRHCLEVVWEARTWLLEVNVNDKNALALYRQNGFQPLAQMTYWTIGPALQEQLANREPDLPNLLPVSNADAQLLCQLDTAAMPPLLRQVFDRHIQDFQTGLVSALIEGFRQWLAHTEVVSGYVFEPQRKAAIGYFQIQLSRDGSQPHVAQLSVHPAYTWLYPELLSQMARIAKDFPPQSLHLASADYQPEREEYLEQIGAERISHTLLMSRSVWHKLRESKLNALEALQLSDVLQGFQPARKPVPGRMSWLNPLQKKQPITEPQPALNAVVSAEKCALCKEVESELHPGDSGLTN
- a CDS encoding F420-0:Gamma-glutamyl ligase, with product MAESIGIGVGVAALLLGFAGLALELQYRRRPGNDLKLSQGDWKLEVVEPNRYLLVGEMEFHNQTQSLEIMLPEVRSEVSLLSKGSLEGITCHSQVIPLHPDAPARDDGYWFGYIVKTGKKTRIKVSIEIQGPDLSQLQTAWIKINYITYGPQGRIPKVRHVVVPLKYPEPGATAGSWRSTAVAEVLPVKTHLLTHLDDPVEIVKRYIFPHSQKGDVVTIGETPIAIMQGRWHPPTDITPGFVAKRLCYFFMPTSSLATACGMQTLVNIVGPARVVFAFVVGAIAKVFGKPGVFYQLAGEQARLIDDVTGTLPPYDQFIVLGPENPQKVVERIKQETGLSAAIVDVNDLKAVKILAATPDLSAALLEQALRTNPAGNADEQTPLVLIRPKAQG
- the cruF gene encoding gamma-carotene 1'-hydroxylase CruF, producing the protein MKLLITAERYLLIGHVGAMAFGLAGLLLVLPNPELILSLSSVGQSIFQWSMAGGGVVYIIFGAAAVAIYAYRLLGMRLWLSFMLPSVFLSLGSELLGTSTGFPFGHYQYLSGLGYKVAGLVPFTIPLSWFYMGLVSYLLARAGLERIGMANWVRHISAIALGSLLLTAWDFVLDPAMSQTAFPFWEFQEVGAFFGMPYRNLAGWMGTGALFMSVAALLWGNTRISLQRSQLGLPLIVYVVNFAFGAIITLGALDARYLIPTSLSVLLGVVPAVILWWMAAPATQTVEDATSEADSQIIERAELPTPPVEVAAK